In a single window of the Terriglobus roseus genome:
- the egtB gene encoding ergothioneine biosynthesis protein EgtB, with protein sequence MATMALSPATSSVVDSAGSVANALLVRYRAARAATAHCCAPLSAEDQMVQSCAEASPTKWHQAHTSWFFETFVLTPLLPGYRPFHPDFHWLFNSYYKSLGNEIPEKKLRASFSRPSLEQILAFRAHVDHHVDQLLQRPDVPEDALRRIVLGIQHEQQHLELLLTDIKHAFFTNPLHPVYRENASLPTRLPQPGQWVEFDGGLQQIGYPLDAANPLDFSFDNETPRHTVYLQPYALENRTVTCAEYFDFMNDNGYNRAELWLSEGWDTVESERWDAPLYWQRSPAEPSGWRIFTLGGWRPLSEMLHTPVCHVSLFEADAYARWRGCRLPTEAEWEYAAASSPADNGSLLEDSTLHPQASTSRDLTQMLGGCWEWTSSAYTGYPGYAPLPGALGEYNGKFMSSQIILRGGSALTPESHIRAAYRNFFSPATRWQISGIRLARAFAAEQPTASNGSAQ encoded by the coding sequence ATGGCAACCATGGCCCTTAGCCCCGCCACAAGTTCTGTCGTCGACAGCGCCGGTTCCGTGGCAAACGCGCTGCTCGTTCGATACCGAGCGGCCCGCGCCGCCACCGCGCACTGTTGTGCGCCGCTATCCGCGGAAGACCAGATGGTGCAATCCTGCGCCGAGGCCAGCCCCACCAAGTGGCACCAGGCACACACCAGTTGGTTCTTCGAAACCTTCGTCTTAACCCCTCTTCTGCCTGGCTACCGCCCCTTCCACCCCGATTTTCATTGGCTCTTCAACAGCTACTACAAGTCTCTCGGGAACGAGATTCCTGAGAAAAAGCTGCGCGCCTCCTTTTCTCGGCCGTCGCTGGAGCAGATCCTGGCCTTCCGGGCGCATGTGGATCACCATGTGGATCAGCTGCTGCAACGTCCAGACGTCCCTGAAGATGCTCTCCGTCGCATCGTGCTCGGCATTCAGCACGAGCAGCAGCACCTGGAACTCCTGCTGACCGACATCAAACACGCCTTCTTCACCAACCCGCTACATCCTGTCTATCGCGAGAACGCTTCCCTGCCCACGCGTCTGCCGCAACCAGGACAATGGGTGGAGTTCGATGGAGGTCTGCAGCAGATCGGCTATCCACTGGACGCGGCGAACCCTCTCGACTTCTCCTTCGACAACGAGACACCACGGCACACGGTCTACCTTCAGCCCTATGCCCTGGAGAACCGGACCGTCACCTGCGCGGAGTATTTCGACTTCATGAACGACAACGGTTACAACCGCGCCGAACTGTGGCTCAGTGAGGGCTGGGACACCGTCGAATCCGAACGTTGGGACGCACCGCTGTACTGGCAACGGTCCCCCGCGGAACCGAGCGGCTGGCGCATTTTCACACTCGGCGGATGGCGCCCCCTGAGCGAGATGCTTCACACTCCGGTGTGCCACGTCAGCCTGTTCGAAGCGGACGCCTACGCACGCTGGCGCGGTTGTCGACTTCCCACAGAAGCGGAATGGGAGTACGCTGCCGCCTCTTCGCCCGCAGATAACGGGAGTCTTCTGGAAGACAGCACTCTGCATCCGCAGGCATCGACATCCCGCGATCTGACGCAGATGCTGGGCGGCTGTTGGGAGTGGACCTCGTCCGCATATACCGGCTACCCCGGCTATGCACCGCTGCCGGGCGCTTTGGGTGAGTACAACGGCAAGTTCATGAGCAGCCAGATCATCCTCCGCGGCGGCTCCGCCCTTACCCCCGAAAGCCATATCCGCGCGGCATACCGAAACTTCTTTTCGCCAGCCACGCGCTGGCAGATCTCCGGCATCCGGCTGGCCCGCGCCTTTGCGGCCGAGCAGCCCACAGCATCGAACGGATCGGCACAGTGA
- a CDS encoding GH92 family glycosyl hydrolase, with product MNITKSYHRVWLCCLALAACVFLTPANAQAPVAQTLVSDVDPFIGTGPEGHTFPGATVPFGMVQLSPDTQIRPFKQSYKWAAGYRYEDTTILGFSHTHFSGAGHSDLGDVLLQPISGDVRLEPGDIDKPESGYRSKFSHTSEKASPGYYAVTLEDYGIRAELTASARVGVHRYKYPAGKSEHVLLDLRSSIYNYPGKVLWSRVRVRADGTITGVRETRGWAPGRQQYFAMRFSQPMASHELYDREPLPVEYKGFKTPGSTPQDTQSIEGRGLIGVFDFASSSEPLVVKVALSSVSEDNAIANMTAEVPAFDFESVHAAAAAQWQNALSVIEITAPEPVRKSLYTAMYHALLAPSLSMDVDGSYRGPDNQVHKANGFHYVSSLSLWDTYRAEQPLMTLLQPPDRTSDLVNSLIASQQESPFGILPVWQFQGIETWCMIGYHAVPIIADAYLKGIKGFDEKAALNAMVASANYAPYGNLGTYMKQGYVPVDNDGEAASKTVEYAFDDWTIARTAAAMHRKDVASTFYKRAGYWRNNFNTADGFVEPRLVNGDYRKPFDPTKAGANSGFTEGNAWQYSWYQPQDEQGLIGLLGGPDRLVAKLDEMFDQKVDPAKYADVEDISGMIGQYIHGNEPSHHLPYLYMYAGQPWRTQARLKQIIDTQYKPAPDGLVGNDDLGQMSAWFVFTSLGFYPVAPGSNQYVLGRPFVDRAVLHLPNGKTLTIVADRLTETNAFVQSVTLNGKALDRSFVTHQELMSGGELRFVMSPKDKAAWSLHAQQPPYSMSTAK from the coding sequence ATGAACATCACAAAGTCCTATCACCGTGTCTGGCTGTGTTGCTTGGCTCTGGCAGCTTGCGTATTTCTTACTCCCGCAAACGCACAGGCGCCGGTCGCTCAAACTCTTGTCTCCGATGTTGATCCGTTCATTGGTACAGGTCCGGAGGGACATACCTTTCCCGGCGCAACGGTTCCCTTTGGCATGGTGCAGTTATCGCCCGATACGCAGATACGCCCTTTTAAGCAGAGCTATAAGTGGGCCGCAGGCTACCGGTATGAAGACACGACAATCCTCGGCTTTTCACACACGCATTTTTCCGGCGCAGGTCACAGCGATCTGGGTGACGTGCTGCTACAACCGATCAGCGGTGATGTCCGCCTGGAGCCAGGTGATATTGACAAGCCTGAGTCGGGCTATCGCTCGAAATTCTCCCATACCTCTGAGAAGGCCTCACCCGGCTACTATGCCGTCACTCTGGAAGATTACGGCATCCGTGCTGAGCTCACCGCATCGGCCCGCGTTGGTGTTCACCGATACAAATATCCAGCCGGTAAGTCAGAGCATGTGTTACTCGACCTACGATCGTCGATTTATAACTACCCTGGAAAAGTGCTGTGGTCACGCGTCCGTGTGCGCGCCGATGGCACCATCACCGGCGTGCGCGAGACACGCGGTTGGGCACCAGGTCGGCAGCAGTACTTTGCCATGCGCTTTTCGCAACCCATGGCATCGCACGAGCTCTATGACCGCGAGCCACTCCCTGTTGAATACAAGGGCTTCAAGACGCCGGGCAGCACACCACAGGACACGCAGAGTATCGAGGGCCGCGGCCTTATCGGTGTCTTCGACTTTGCCTCCTCTTCGGAACCGCTAGTTGTGAAAGTAGCGTTGTCCTCCGTGAGCGAAGACAATGCCATCGCCAATATGACCGCCGAAGTTCCCGCCTTCGATTTCGAGTCGGTGCACGCGGCCGCTGCAGCGCAATGGCAAAACGCTCTCAGCGTCATAGAGATCACTGCCCCCGAGCCCGTGCGTAAGAGCTTGTACACCGCGATGTATCACGCACTGCTGGCTCCATCGCTCAGCATGGATGTCGATGGCAGCTACCGCGGACCGGACAATCAGGTCCATAAGGCCAACGGGTTTCACTACGTCAGCAGTCTCTCACTCTGGGATACCTATCGCGCAGAGCAGCCTCTGATGACGCTGCTGCAACCACCCGATCGCACCAGCGATCTCGTAAATTCGCTCATTGCGTCGCAGCAGGAGAGCCCCTTCGGAATTCTTCCGGTGTGGCAGTTCCAGGGCATCGAAACATGGTGCATGATCGGCTATCACGCAGTACCGATCATCGCCGATGCTTACCTGAAAGGCATCAAGGGATTCGACGAAAAAGCAGCCCTCAACGCCATGGTTGCAAGTGCAAACTACGCGCCCTACGGCAACCTGGGCACTTACATGAAGCAGGGCTACGTGCCCGTCGACAACGATGGCGAGGCTGCATCGAAGACTGTGGAATATGCCTTCGACGACTGGACCATTGCACGTACCGCGGCGGCGATGCATCGCAAGGACGTCGCCTCAACGTTTTACAAGCGCGCGGGATATTGGCGAAACAACTTCAACACCGCAGACGGTTTCGTAGAACCGCGCCTGGTGAACGGCGACTATCGTAAACCCTTCGATCCCACCAAGGCGGGCGCGAACAGCGGCTTTACCGAAGGCAATGCATGGCAGTACTCCTGGTACCAGCCGCAGGATGAGCAGGGACTTATCGGCCTGCTCGGCGGACCAGATAGGTTAGTTGCAAAACTAGACGAGATGTTCGATCAGAAGGTTGATCCCGCGAAGTATGCGGATGTGGAAGATATCTCCGGCATGATCGGCCAGTACATTCACGGCAATGAACCGAGTCACCACCTGCCGTATCTCTACATGTACGCTGGACAACCCTGGCGCACACAGGCGCGGTTGAAGCAGATCATCGATACACAATACAAGCCGGCACCCGATGGTCTGGTGGGCAACGATGACCTGGGACAGATGTCCGCATGGTTTGTCTTTACATCGCTTGGCTTCTATCCGGTTGCACCTGGATCGAATCAGTATGTACTCGGACGTCCTTTTGTGGATCGCGCCGTGCTGCACTTACCCAATGGCAAGACACTCACGATTGTCGCGGACAGACTGACCGAGACGAATGCCTTCGTGCAATCCGTCACGCTGAATGGAAAAGCTCTGGATCGTAGCTTCGTCACCCACCAAGAACTCATGAGCGGTGGCGAGCTCCGCTTCGTGATGAGTCCGAAAGATAAAGCAGCCTGGTCCCTGCATGCGCAGCAGCCTCCCTACTCGATGAGCACAGCGAAATAA
- the egtD gene encoding L-histidine N(alpha)-methyltransferase, with translation MSTSSTAPEVIALPAATPVNEAVAQAVLDGLSSTPKWLPAWLFYDAQGSRLFERITLLPEYYLTRTERAIFTGYSDGIIAAAIDAYAAAGGKGTGKLRLLELGAGSAAKTGVLLDAAVRSQGSTEYLPIDVSETAMEEACESIARSSSGVVVQPQVANYVTDTLSIPPHDGPTLALYIGSSIGNFAPDEAIAILQNLRAQLRPGDTLLLGTDLVKDSSKLIAAYNDHDGVTEAFNINILRRINRDLRANFDLAAFTHQAIWNAEQSRMEMHLQSTKVQMVRIGALRTSFNFEAGETIHTENSYKFTQEAIRNLFSDSGFRIAHQWTDEDGYFAVTVASVS, from the coding sequence GTGAGCACATCGTCTACCGCACCTGAAGTGATTGCATTACCCGCTGCAACGCCCGTAAATGAAGCCGTAGCACAAGCCGTCCTGGACGGCCTGTCGTCCACGCCGAAGTGGCTGCCTGCGTGGTTGTTCTATGACGCCCAGGGCTCGCGTCTGTTTGAGCGCATCACCCTGCTGCCGGAGTACTACCTCACACGCACCGAGCGCGCCATCTTCACCGGCTACTCCGACGGCATTATCGCGGCAGCGATTGACGCTTACGCCGCAGCAGGCGGCAAAGGTACAGGCAAGTTGCGTTTGCTGGAACTCGGCGCTGGATCGGCGGCAAAGACAGGAGTCCTGCTGGATGCGGCCGTCCGCTCCCAGGGCTCCACGGAGTATCTGCCGATCGACGTCTCCGAAACCGCGATGGAAGAGGCCTGCGAGTCCATCGCGCGCTCGTCAAGCGGCGTCGTGGTGCAGCCGCAGGTGGCGAACTATGTCACCGACACACTCAGCATTCCACCGCACGACGGCCCGACGCTGGCGCTCTATATCGGCAGCAGCATCGGCAATTTCGCACCGGATGAGGCCATCGCCATCCTGCAAAACTTGCGCGCGCAACTGCGCCCGGGCGACACCTTGCTGCTCGGCACAGATCTTGTCAAGGACTCGAGCAAACTCATCGCGGCGTATAACGATCACGATGGCGTCACCGAGGCCTTTAATATCAACATTCTGCGACGTATCAATCGTGACCTGCGCGCGAACTTTGATCTTGCGGCGTTCACCCACCAGGCTATCTGGAACGCAGAACAGTCGCGCATGGAAATGCATCTGCAAAGCACCAAGGTGCAGATGGTCCGCATCGGCGCCCTGCGCACCTCGTTCAACTTCGAAGCTGGTGAGACGATCCACACGGAAAACAGCTACAAGTTCACGCAGGAAGCAATCCGCAACCTCTTCTCCGACTCCGGCTTCCGGATCGCTCACCAGTGGACCGACGAAGATGGCTATTTCGCCGTGACCGTCGCGTCTGTTTCATAG